The genome window TTGAAAGCAACTTAGAATCAAATATAAGTTGTAGAGATAGAAATCTCTCCAAACTGGTTTGGATGAGAAAGCAATTACATAGGGTGGAAGCTGATTGAGAAGTCCAAAACAAAGGCAGTGtgtttcctgaaaaagaaactgtttAAGGAAATTTATCTAGTGCTAAgtgctttttaatttaacaCCTCTTAGGGCAGAGCTCTCACCTATGTGGTGCACAGTGATGGAATTCATAAATTACACTACAGAAGTTTACTACAGGGACATGTAACCCCAAACTCCCAAAGCTGCAATTGCTCTGATGGGATTTCTCATAGGAAGGTGCAGACTTCCCAGGCATGGTCAAGATGTGGTCGTGGTCAGTATGAGGGAGAGGTTAGCAAACAGGAATTTCTAGGCCTAAGTCTGGCTTATAACAAGACAGACAAGTTTGTTCTGGCATTGGCAAAGAGGCAATTGGTGCAGTTTTGGATTCTGTGCACAAAAGCTATATACTGTGGAAGGTGTTCCTCATGTGACCTTTGTCACCACTcaccagaaataaaagcaaactgaaaggaaatggaagtgCCTTCCCTACAGCAAAGTACAGCAATTTTTCACTATTTCCCATTAAAGAGTTTAACTAAAGGGTTTTGGTTACTTATCTTCAGTACTCCAACTTAGACAGCTGTAGTTGAGTGCCTTGCTCAAGTGAATTAGGGGACTTAGTAAACCTTACTCATTTTTTTTATGAGTTTTCCTTATAAAGGTGATGCTTTAtctgttggagtttttttggtttatttttagaaCTTGTCTACCCTTGGATTTCAGGACTAAGGCTGAAAGGCTGGGAGTTTTCACTATTCTAGTCTAAAACTGCAACAAACTTCATAGTAATTGTGATTTAGGGCTTGCAGTGGCTTTGCATCACTGCTGTAGTGCACAGATGTTAAATGCAGAGATTAACTGGTCCTCTTGCCTGTTCTCTGAAAAGGGCACCACTGGTAATGGAAAGTTACACGTGACTAATGGGGAAGTGATACATTACATAAATGTAGCTCCAGAGCTAGTTGGTTAAAATCTGTTGTTGAACTTCTACTGAGAACTAAATGATTTCAATCTGGTTTTAGGTGTCTTTGTATCCAGCGTTGTTCTGGTCTTACAACAGCGAGCACTTTTCAAGTTCTACATGATCGCCTCAGCGTTTCTGCTGGCTGCAACTTCAGTGTTGGTGAATTACTATGCTGCTTTGCACATAAACTTCTACAGTGCCTACAACACAGCTGCATTCGGAATTCAGATTTTCCCACATAAAGGACCTTCGCTATGGATGGCACTTTCCATCCTTCAGCTTACCTTTGGAATTGGATATGTTACCTTGCTAAACATGCAGTCCATATACTCTCAACTCATCATCCTGGATATACTGATTCCTGTAATTGGCTTGGTTGTTGAATTACCTTTAAATGTCCGGCAAGtacttgtttttatttcaggcCTAGTTCTGACACTAAATACCACAGCCATTTTAGCTACAAAAATTAAGTGGTTCTATTATTCGGTACGATACGTTTATCTGCTGGTGAGGCACATGTATCGTATTTATGGATTACAGCTATTGATGGAAGACACATGGAAAAGGATTCGGTTTCCAGCTGTACTCCGTGTCTTTTGGCTAACAAGACTTACAGCACAAGCTGTGGTATTAACTTATGTAGTAAAGATGGCTGAAaacaacacagaagaaaaattcttctTGATATCATGGGATAACTGTTGGGAACTGATCTGCAGCCTGATCATAAGTGGGTGTGACTCTACTTTAACTGTATTGGGCATGAGTGCCGTCATTTCCTCAATAGCGCATTATTTGGGACTTGGTATCCTGGCCTTCATTGGATCAACTGATGAGGATGACAAAAGGCTTGGGTTTGTAGCCCCCgtcttgtttttcattttggctCTGCAAACTGGATTAAGTGGGCTGAAACCAGAGGAACGATTAGTTCGCCTGAGTCGAAACATGTGCCTTTTGTTGACCGCAGTCCTGCATTTTATCCATGGAATGACAGACCCTGTGCTGATGTCTCTCAGTGCCTCTCACGTGTCATCGTTCCGCAGACACTTTCCTGTACTGTTTGTCTCCGCTTGCCTTTTCATTCTTCCAGTTCTGCTCAGTTACATCCTCTGGCACCACTATGCACTAAATACTTGGCTTTTTGCAGTCACAGCGTTCTGTGTAGAGCTTTGCCTAAAAGTAATAGTTTCTATCACTGTTTATATATTGTTTATGATTGATGGCTACTATAATGTGCTATGGGAAAAACTTGATGATTATGTCTATTATGTTCGCTCAACTGGCAATATTATTGAGTTTATATTTGGAGTAATCATGTTTGGAAATGGAGCTTACACGATGGTTTTTGAATCGGGAAGCAAGATTCGTGCTTGCATGATGTGTCTGCACGCGTACTTCAACATCTACCTGCAAGCCAAGAATGGCTGGAAGACTTTTATAAACCGCCGcactgctgtgaagaaaatcaaCTCGCTTCCAGAGGTGAAAGGAGCTCGGTTACAGGAAATTGATGACGTCTGTGCAATCTGCTACCACGAGTTCACCACCTCTGCGCGCATTACTCCGTGCAACCATTATTTCCACGCACTTTGTCTTCGGAAGTGGCTGTACATTCAGGACACGTGCCCAATGTGCCATCAGAAAGTGTATATTGAGGACAAAGAAAATGCCAATATCTCTAACAACAACGGGTTTGTTGCACCAAATGAAAATCCTGTACGGGTTGCAGAAGAAGCTGCTGATGctgaaaatgaattaaatgaAGATAATGACAGTTCTGATAGTGATGAGGAAGATGGCGACTGTGTGGCACAGCACTTGAATGAGACTCTCAATGTTGACTCTAACTCTCTTGGTGATTAGGATGTTCTTTACTAAGCCGTGAGGTATTTGTTCAAGATTGACTCCAACAGAATAAAAGTATCACTTTGTAGTTATTGTACTTAAGCACAACAGCAGTATCTCAATGTTGAGTCTGTGAATGGTGGTTGTTTACTGTGGTGTGTGCTACTGTAAATATACCTCTAATTTTTGCTGGTCTCTTTCATGACCACCTTAAAATTATGTACATTATTGTACAtggaataaaatgttttcacGTTTTTAAGATGGTTGGCAAAAACACTCTTTAATTGAGGTAGTGATAATGCTGTGCCAAAGACTGTATACCAGTAATCCCCAATCAATGTCTTCTGgatgcaaatgaaaaatactggTGAAAATAGACTGTTCAGCCGGTCAACTCAGAAAATGAAAGCCTGAGCCAAAGCAGCTTTACTTAAAATTCAGTATTAGCAGAGCTTTATTGCAAAAAAACTAGTgaattgtgttttaaaaaaaaaaattaaaaatttaggTTGGTAGACTTAATGCTATAGCATTTGCATATGTGGAACAAAAGGTGACACTGCTCAGCTTTCTGGTGCAGCAGCAAAGCGCATGCCATGGACGTGTCTGACCCTCCTGAACTGCCAGCAGAGGCTTGAAGTGCTTCACATGTGAATGCAGCAGCCTGgtgctcagcctgtgcctcCACTGCTAGCTGGAGTTACAGGCATGGCCTGGCCTTGAAGTCAATCCTGAATCTTGACGaaaggggagcagggctgagaaaCTGCACAAATGCAGACCACCTTTTCAAAAGCAGCTTTAATCTTGTACcataaaccccaaacccactACAGATTGGCTTCCATTGATTAGAACTTGCAGGAatgatgatttttaaatttttgcaaTATCTTTACTGAAGTTATGCTGaataaatgtaagaaaaacaattttacatATTTGGAAAGAAGACTTTAATGGTGTTGTTATATAGAGTATTGGCCAACTCAAGTGGGTCATCTTCTCTTACTGCCGCCATTATTTCCAGTATTTGactaaaaaagaaagatttataTTAGAAGACTGAAACCCAGTACTTCAGAATGTACTTCAGATTGCTGCATGTGTATGTACAACTCACTGAGATTAAGCTGGAATAAAAACCTACACTAAGAGCAATAGGGCAGGGTGCTCAGATATGCAAATAGCTTCACTCTTAAGTTACTAACTGCCATTTTCTTTACACTGAACACTGGTTTGCTTACTGGTACAGACTCATCTTTGGTCTTTTGACTCTTGTTTGGAGGTAATTAAACAGCTCTCTGTTTTGAAGGAAGTGTCATTTTGTGGGTGTCTTTATCAATGATcttcatttttcaaacaaaaattcatTAGCCTGTCAAGGCTAAAGCTGCACTATGAATAGACTGGTCTATGGGAAATCTTAAATTCCAGACACAGCTTTATCAGAGCACAGTGCTGCCAAAGTAACTTACTCCTACTTCCCCATTCTTTAGCTTAGTTGTGATTAATGTGCCCAGGTATTTGCAGTAAATATTAAATGAGCAATTTCAAAAGGCTCAGGGCCTCGATATAAGCCAGGAAGAGGAGGCAAAAGAAATGGGATGAACATGATTAAAACCAAGCCACAATCTTTTCTCTGCAATTGCTTTCTTGATTTTGTATCAgtcattcttaaaaaaaaaaaaaaaaaaagtaatattctGTACCCTTCCAGAGATGTGTCATACTTTGATTTTTTCCAGTAGCAGCAAAAAGCCTTTAAACTCCAATTTGAAAAGTAAGAAACTTAAGCTTGGTAATAAGGTTTGGTGGGCTTTGGATTCTGCCTCTAAGCTGAGGCAATAGCTAAACTTTTTTTGAAAGACAGCATAGGAGAAGTTGCTCCTAATAATTacattattgaaaatatttttctagatgCAGAATTAGCAGTGAGATTGAGTGAGATCGGGCCTACACAGAAATAAGTAACAAGTATCAAAGAATTTCACCCAAGAAGACTTAGGGTTTACTTATCTCTCCTCACCTGGATGCAGTAGAAAACTGTAAGTTACTGTAACACTGTGTATGTGAAactgcagaaggagaaaagacaAGTCTCTTGTGgctaaactttttaaaaattagcttCCAAGGGGAGTAgttctaaatatatatatatgaagcAGAAATATCGCTATCAAAACTGAAAGGTGTCCAAAAAGCACTACCAAAAGCAGACAAATGGTAATTTCCTCCTGCCAACTGAGCTGTATTAAATTGTATATATACCTGAAATATTAAAGACGCTTTGTGGACTGAGTAACATTCCCTCACACCAGATTTTGCTACTTGAGAAGTCACAAAATACCAATTATCAGTTAccattcttcatttttcttaaggtttaaaaagttctttaaaTTCAATTGCTTATAATGAACATTATTGTGTTGAGccaaacagtatttttttcataaaag of Molothrus ater isolate BHLD 08-10-18 breed brown headed cowbird chromosome 1, BPBGC_Mater_1.1, whole genome shotgun sequence contains these proteins:
- the RNF139 gene encoding E3 ubiquitin-protein ligase RNF139, coding for MAAPGPPRLPQLRLGPRLRAGLEVALRVPSLFLIDAIFNSAPLPGGSVSAALLGALLRLLGVFVSSVVLVLQQRALFKFYMIASAFLLAATSVLVNYYAALHINFYSAYNTAAFGIQIFPHKGPSLWMALSILQLTFGIGYVTLLNMQSIYSQLIILDILIPVIGLVVELPLNVRQVLVFISGLVLTLNTTAILATKIKWFYYSVRYVYLLVRHMYRIYGLQLLMEDTWKRIRFPAVLRVFWLTRLTAQAVVLTYVVKMAENNTEEKFFLISWDNCWELICSLIISGCDSTLTVLGMSAVISSIAHYLGLGILAFIGSTDEDDKRLGFVAPVLFFILALQTGLSGLKPEERLVRLSRNMCLLLTAVLHFIHGMTDPVLMSLSASHVSSFRRHFPVLFVSACLFILPVLLSYILWHHYALNTWLFAVTAFCVELCLKVIVSITVYILFMIDGYYNVLWEKLDDYVYYVRSTGNIIEFIFGVIMFGNGAYTMVFESGSKIRACMMCLHAYFNIYLQAKNGWKTFINRRTAVKKINSLPEVKGARLQEIDDVCAICYHEFTTSARITPCNHYFHALCLRKWLYIQDTCPMCHQKVYIEDKENANISNNNGFVAPNENPVRVAEEAADAENELNEDNDSSDSDEEDGDCVAQHLNETLNVDSNSLGD